The genomic segment GTGGAAGAAGGGAAAAGGCAATTTCAGAGCATGATCCGGGATTACAATTTGAAGCCGAGACCACCTCACTTTGGTTGTATGGTGGATCTTTTGTGCAGAGCTGGGCTCTTAAAGGAAGCATATGACCTTATGATTCATATGCCTGTCCAACCAAACGCGGTGCTGTGGAGGACTTTGCTCGGTGCATGTGCTATCCAGGGCGATGCTATCCTGGCTGCAGAAGCTCGTGCACGCCTACTAGAATTGGAGGCTAGCCATGTTGGTGATGATGTTGTTATGTCCAATATCTATGCTTCCAAAGGCATGTGGGATGAGAAGATAACGGTTCGAAATAAGATGAAGCAGCGGAGGGTTCCTGGTTGCAGTTCAATTGAAGTTGGAAGTGAAATTAGTGAATTTGTCACTGCAGACGATGTTCATCGTTCGAAAAGGGAAATTTATGAAGTCCTCGAGCACTTgatgaaaacaatgaaagctCGTGGCTATGCTCCAGAGATGTCAAGCCCAACAGAGTACTGATGGAAGGAGAGCAAGTGAAGAAAACTGCGTCATGATAGGTAAGTTGCCCCTTTTTGATATGGTGCCAATCGAAGAGCATTAACTATAACAGGAGATATCATGACCGATCTTTAACTAACAAGGGAAATGATAAAAAGGAACAGTTGATACAAATCTCCTCCTCAATATAAGGTTTTTCCTCTGATACACAGATCAAATGCCCCATTTGCAGTGTATCTATTCACAATATAAAGTGGTATTTCGTGCCATTTTGAATTGTTCAAAAGTGTAAATTCCGCAtatctttgtttttttcatttttttggttcATTTATACCTACCAAAAAAATGATGTTGAATTGTGTTTTTTGAGTAATGGACACAGATACTTCAACCTAATTTTGGTTTCCTTTGAATGATGAGATTTTCACATTTCCAAACACAACAATTATCAattggattaaaaaaaaaaaaaagaaaagaaaataatctgGGCTTATTGATCTCAAGACTCGTTTAAATGTTGAGGatgtaattgattttttttttctgcttcaTGAGGAATTTTTTGGGGATGACTCTTTGGAAGATGCTGTAAAGGAACGAACAAACAATGAAACACTACGTTCAATTCAGATGGTATAATATCAGGAGTTATGGTAAAGTTGCTCTCTTATGACTTCTCTCCAGATTTTTCCGGCTTTGCACATGCAGAACATGTTTAATTACAAACCAGAAGTAGCGTGTAGAGCAGTCAGGTGATCAGGGTTTTACTGCTCTGGAAATAAGCAATAACGGTGTTGAAGGAAAGCAAACAGGATATAATTGAAACATCAAAATTCTTTATTAACAGGAAAATGACAGAATACTTTACAAGCATAACAACTGAAGATAAGTTGAAACATTACGTTCCTATGCAAGATATGTACTGAAATCACATACCACAACAGCACCTGGACTTTTTgtgtttattattaatttcatgGCTGTTTACATGTATCAACCATGAAtcaaacaacaacaagaagaagccAACGATTTGCTGCTCACTGGTTGGGCCTGTTATCTGTGAACACAAAGCACACTGCTGAGCTCAGGCTGAAGAAATAATGACAGTAAGCAGCTTAAATAGGCTGCATTTACTAGaaataataaccaaaaaaatagaGTAGCATTCCTATAATGTTTCTGATATTCTATTTTCACTCATTGGTCAAATCAGACAACTTttataacaacaacatatcaagcctttatcctactatgtggggttgggttacatgaattctaacatACTAGTTATTATATCTATGGCCTTATCTAGATAACTTTCATGTTGTGGTTTTTCAGTGACTCTGTACAAATAACCATCTGAAATAGAAGTTTCTCTTGTTCTTACCCAAGACAACATTAATTCTAGCTTCTAACATGTACTAGAAAACTCAAGGATCAAACATCCTGACATTATTCTACCATGGAATTTATCTAGTAACTTCAATAAATGCCATGacttataaaatttaaagtcatttttttttttctcccagGTAATATTTAAAGTGCTTCTAATATGATTTTCCTTGATATTTTAGGCAATCAATACTGTACAATTTTGTGCATTCATATTCAggatatttatattgattatcattattttcttagaaaacagttcattattcattatttttctaCCACAACTATGTTGTATTGACTTGACAATTTGGTACTGATTCTGTGTCTCAATTCCAAGTATTTGATTGCACTCCAAGGGAAAAAGAGAATGCTACAAATCACAGCAAAGAACAAAGCAAGTGAGAAATACCATAGAAGAGAATGAAGCACAACTGCAAGTTGAGTTGGTCTTCTGGACCTCGTTTCATACTGGCACAGCTTCGGGCCTTTTGCTGGCTTTTATTCCTCTTATTGCTGTTACACATTCATTCAGCATACAAACGTTAATATTCAATAAGTAATACAGAACTAAGATTTCTTTCAGGACTTAGCATAGTCGTGTTCATTGATACCTTCAGCATAATCTTTAGCTCCAAAAACAGCAGAACCAGCAACCAAAGCATTGGCGCCAGCCTCAATAACCTGCCAACATCATAACAACCAGAAACAGTTATGTAGGGCAAATCATCAGTTTAAACATTTGTATGCAAACACTACAACGGTTCTGGATGCACATGTATTGTGCATTATTGGGAGACTATCTTTATCCTTGGGAATAAGAAGGGGGAGAAGAGGACCATCTATCTGATTCTTCAGACATTCTGCTTTATGAGGGTTGGGGGAGGATCATCCATTGCATTCTTAGTTTTTTAGGGCCAGATCTGACATAAGAAAAAGGACCTCATGATTCTGAATGGCATACCTTATATGCATTTTTTGGACCAACTCCACCATCTACTTCAATCCAGGGGTTCACCCCCtgcaagaaagagagagaatgtcATTGTTTGCTTTGCTTGTGAGGACTCCAAGAAATGAGAACATAATCGTACCTTCTCCGCACACATTCTTCTTAAATCTGAGATTTTCTTAACTTGGCTTTCAATAAAGCTCTGCCCACCAAATCCAGGGTTCACCGACATAATCAAGACCAGATCAATCACTGTTaataatcaaagaaaatcaTTTCAACAATTCTTTTCCATGTGATCTCATGAACCTACGTTGTAATGTTAAAACTTCATAGAATTAACATTTTCCTCATGCAATATCTAATAGAAACTGACAGTTGGCCCAATAGTATTAAATTTAGTGTGCATAAAAGGTATGTAATCTTGCTATTGTAGAAAAAATTGTGGTGGtataatgataaatatgttGCAATAACTCAAAGATTCCAAGGCACGAAAACTCGCTTTCCTTAAGACTTTATTTGTCCCAAAATACAATGCACAAGGGATCCAAACAAGCCTCCAAGATACAATGGAATCAAGAATAATGTTTGATGACGAATGTGCAATTTTCGAAAACAAACCCGAACACACGGAATTAATAACAAACACAAAAAGCTTTGTATTCTAATTCTGcagtaaaagaatacaaagaatAGGTTTTTGTATGCACaaaaattatgaagttttatgtAAGAATGTAGGAGAAGAATAAGGAGAGAGAATCCATATGAATTCTCAAAGTGTTTTTATCCAACAACACAccaatctatttatagataatgttacAACTCTTCACCAAAGGTACAACCATTCATATGTATTACAATCCTTCACAAAAGGATATAACTAATTCTTGTGTGTTACAACCTTTTACCAAAGGTACACCCATTCACCAAAGGTTATAAccacttaaattaaattcaaaacaagTGAGGCACAATCCTTTACTAAAAGTTACAACTATTCATGTgtgtaaatagaatttgaaagGTTATAACATTTAGTTCCTTGACTTGGATCTCTTCCCATACAAGTGAAAGGTTGCAAccattcttttgaaaatctctccaaCAATATGGAATTACTTCAGCACAATTTTGTCTATCAATTTATGTTAGTTTGAAATTCCTTTACACCACTATGTAGGGTggattacatgaattctagcttgtcTGTCATTTTTATCTTAGAACTGTTATTAAACACATTAACATTTAGCATCATGCATATCTATCAAGCTGCCCCAAATTCCCcatattcattttaaataactTCTTGCTGCGTGAATGACAAGTCTATACTAATCCACACCTGATCATTGATACattggaaagaagaaagtaTCCAGAGAATTGAGACTGAGCAATAAGATCATTTTCCTCGATATCATTTACAAGGACTACCTTAATAAAGAAACAGATCTTACCATCAAGGACATATTCAATAGCAGTTAGTGGGGTAGCAGGATTTAAAACAACTCCAGCTTTGGCTCCCAGACTCTTGATCTGGATTATAAGAAAAGGTAAGATAAAGTGGTTTGAGGCAGATAACTAGAGCAATGAAAGAGAAAAGGCAATCTAGAATTTGGATTAAATAAAGGAGTTCCCCATTGCACGAGACTGCTTCCATAACTCAAAACTTTTGAACTtccagtcacaaaggagcaaccttattgTTGCTACTGAGGTCATCCTCTTGAATTTAGATTAAATGTGAAAACAAAAAGTCACACCAGAACAAAGCATTACAAAAAGTGAATTTTGTGCATTAGATGCAAATAGCACAGTAATTCTTAGAGATTTTCAGTAAAATATAGCAGCAAAAGCAGTAATAATATGAGATCCATCACCAATGTGATGAGATTGACACTTCAGGTCAGAGAAAATCTTACTTGATTAAGTGTACGATGCAAATGGATGGTGGCAGATTGCTCACAATGGACACTGACTATGTCAGCTCCTGCCTTCACAAAATCAGGCACTCGCTCCTCAGGTTCAACAATCATCTGCGacaattttgttcaaattaaatGATTTACTCAACCAACAGATACCTGACAAAACTAACAAGGTTATGTTAACTGATCAATACCAAATGTACATCCAACGGAAGGTCTGTTACAGGGCGCAATGCATCAACAATAAGAGGTCCAATTGTTATGTTTGGAACAAATCGGCCATCCATCACATCAACATGAATCCAGTCACAACCTGCCAGCTCCACTGCTTTTACCTAGATATATATGACAGTCAAACTCTAGCACTGATGGAGTATCAACCTATATCTCAAAGAATTACAGCATGAGGAAATATATACATTATGTGTATATGCATAAAGAACTTAGAAGATCATCTTAAAACATGATTGACAAAAGGACAATGACAGGCAAATTAGCAAGAGGCATCACTAGAAGAATAACTAACTTTGGGCAAAAACTCTTAAGACACTTGGCAATTCCCAAGTGTTAAAACTTAGAAAGGCACATGAGAGCTTGGGAagtataatagaaaaaataaataaacaacaaGTGGTCTTCACAGTGAGAATCACTCCTAAACGTTGAATTGGCAAATATAGCAGCATGGATCAGATATACAAAACAGAACCTGCTCTCCCAACTTTGCAAAATTAGCCGAGAGAATGGATGGAGAAACAATTATGTcactttttgaaaatttatccaCCCGAGAGCTTGCCTTCACTAGAGTTCGAAACTTTTTCCTGGAATCATATATAGAAGTACCAATCCATATCAGAGATGTTGAACAAGATGAGTAAAAACTAGCAAGAATCATGAGAAATCACTAAAGCCATAAGTATCTCAATAACTAAGGAGTTTAAGTTTAAAGTAATTGGAGCCAATCATCCACTTAAGAATTAGAGAGATTAAGTGTTTTTTCTTCTATAATAGAAAACAagtaaagaaattataaatccATCAATGCAATGAGGATAGATACAGAGGTAAACATGATGGTGAAATATGTAATAGAGAAAATCTAGCACGGTCTGATCATAAATGATGTATTTGAGTAAAAATCCAAACACGCACTACATTCATGCGGAGATTCATTTTTCCCCAAGGACGTAAGATCCTGCCAAGACTATTTTGAAATTGTCAAGCTGTCCTTGAGATGCACCCTCTTTTCAGTATTATACTCCAGAACATTAGAGCATTCAAGTGGGAAATTCATACATTCACTCCTCCAACAGAGAACATTAGAACATTAGAGTATTacattttaatctattttttaacttttagatCTATCACAATAACATACTTCACCTTCCAAAGATGAATTTTCCACGGATTTGCAGGAACACTTATAGCCTAGTGGCGATTGACATCTAGCTCTTGCAAGAAGTGATCATACATACAATTATCATGTCAAATTTCAGCTTAGCATATTAACAAACACTAAGTAATCAATCAACTGCAATCAATGGAGCACAGAGCAACCTCGTTTGATTATTACCTAATAGTACAGCAAGCGCAATAATCAATCAACTAAAGCCAACTGAGTCATTCAATCAATTCGATTCAAGAGAAATCAAGAAATAATACCTTGTAAAGGTGACAGGACTGGGGTGAGAAAGGGAGTGCTTTTGGGGCCTAAGGCCCCCGCCAAACGCATTGAACTGGGACTGCACAAAACTAGAAGATCCTAAAGAAGCAGTTGCCattatcttctctctctgtAAAATTCTTTTGCGTTGCTTCTGTGTCGAGAGCTGAGCAATATTTCAACGCAGACCTGAGAGGATCGCAGCGAAAATACCCGAATCGGGGAGGAAAATTGACAATAAAGTGTGTGGTTGACACGTGCCAGATGTCGGACGGCTTTGCTTATCTCCAACGATTGGCCTCCAATCTCCATATCGCTGACTTGTATACATGCATATAcctgtagagagagagagcgtcGATATTCCCGTATATGTATAAAAACCCTCTCTTTTGAGTTTTCTCTAACCAAAAAGGCAGCATTTTTTGGTCCATGTGGGGATTGAGTTTGGTTTAGGGTATTCATCCAATCAAGGATTCAAGGATTCAAGGTTTAGAATTTTGGAATCAATCTTCACCCAATAACAAACTAAAACTGAAAACTCCATTCAATATAAAATTCTCCTCaactaaattagaaaaaaacCAAACCCCAATCATATTTGTTTGCTTAATTGCATAAAATTGTTTAGTAAATTAAtgaagttaaattttaattataattacctaataaaatacttaaactCTATTAATGTACCAAAATACTGAATTAAATCATCTAACAATACTAATTAAGTTGAGTTGAAGGATCTTTAAATTTGTTCACCACCCAATTTTCTGCTTTTGGCGTTAAACTCACCTCAACACCGGTGTAAACATAACAACAAATGGGTCTAAGTGGCGGTAACCAAAGGAAGCAAACACCAGCCAAATAGGCCACAAGACAAGCCCAAGTGCAGACACAAAAAGATAAAAGGGGCCTATAAACAGCACAAGCCCATCTAACACCTGAAAATAGACATGAGATTGAAAGCTGTGTTGCACTGCAGACTCGTGGGTCAGCTCCATAGGAACAGACGAAGCCATGGACGTTCAATTTTGCCTCGCCGACAGTGTGATCTCaacaaatcaatcaaatccaGACATATAATACTGACAGAGAACTACTCAACCCCGTCGCTTATTGTTTTTTTAACTTCCATTTGACAAAACCTTTCTTCTCCGACCCTCTTCCACTGGTTCGGGAACCGTTCTCCTCCATTATTATTCCACTTCAACCAGTTCTCACAACAACCCGTTGCTCCACTGGGCTCTTCAGACGGTTCTGTGTAATACCCTGATGAGAATTTGATAATATGAAGAGGTTGAACAGAAATTCCAATGATCCGCACAAGTCCACTGGAAACGACGCCGTTTCGCGGGCCCCTGAGCCCAAATGTGGCTTGAATCCGATGAAGTTGATGGGGATCTTCGTTGCTTGTTTGATGATTCTTTCGGTTCTGTTTTCAGTGTCTGTGATTTTCAATGACCCGATTTATGAGAGCGTTTGGATTGGTGCAGAGGCTAGGGTTCTTGAAGTAAATCCTCAACCAGAAGGTAcccactttttcttttctctcttttgacGTTTTGGTTAACTCGTTGTTTTCTTCAGCTTGTTGCGTTTTTTATTTGTGCTCGTAGTTAATTTGCTCTGATGGATCATTCGGGTGTTGTTTGTTGAAGCATGTAACATTGTTTGACTCTCTGCTTTGTTGATTTACTAAGCTTGATCTGATGACGAATGAAGATCTCCAGGCTTTTGTGACTTGAAATCCTATTCTGCTTTCCTTAGATGCGAACAGATAGCTTGCAGTGCCACCGGATCAACAGACAACTTGTACTGCCGTCTTCGAACGATAAACTATTTTGTACCTCCAGAGGCACCACATTAGCAGAAAACCTTGGTGCCCCAAACCAATGAGATGTGGGCACATGTTAGTGataagttttttgttttctagcaGCAGATTAGGGGACTGAATTGAACTCCAGAAACTTGTCAAAAATAGAAGTTGTTCTATTGTGATTGTCACTGCTGCACTCTGATAGATATTAGATAATGATAGGTTCAGTATAACCAATACACCTTTCTGGCAACATAAGCTGAGGTAATTTTTGGCAAAAATTTGTTTTCACCAGATATCAGCAAATATTTGGGATCTGTTGGATGTCTATTCTTAGATAATAATCAACTAGAAAATCTATTATTTAACTGAGAATCGCTTCATGGAAGCATAACTTTCTATTCATCCATATGTTGCACGGAGGAACATCCATCTCTAACTTAGGAATTAGTGATGCTCTATTGAacgtaattatatttttccttcaCAAAGCTGTTTACTTGCTTTGATGGTATTGCTGCCCTAATGGGTGATAAACTGGGGATGATGCTCTGATATGTACAATTACTTCttgaaacttatgcaattaGCATTGCTCTCAATTTACTTTACTACATGCTATATACTTATTTTACCTGTTACCTAATTTCAGATTCACGGGTCCTTGATTTTGTCATTTcgaattttttgtttaatttgatgATTCTGCCACTGTTTGGCATGTATTTTGGCACATGATGGATTCATGAGAATTTAATGCTTGTCATTGATGCTCTTTTACCTTATAAGTGATCATATTTTAAAGTTTTCTGTTCTTATCTAAACCAAGAAAAAGCTGAAATAATAACACTTTGAAGCAATTTTATCCCTCACAGAATGTATTATCATTGTTCTTCATATACTTGCTGAAATTCGTAGTAATTCATGATTTGACATGGGCCTACTTACtagtttctaaaattattttctaatgatTAAAAGTTAGAACctactttctaattttcttgaaataatttactaaacaaagaaaataacgAGTAGCAGGTTAGCTCATAATAATTGATTCTAATGTAAGTTGTAACATATACAACAGAAAAGGCAGtaacacttttatttttaatgccAGTCAGAGGATCACAAGACGATTCTTCTCATCCTGCTGAGGTGCCAAAAGATAAACTACTTGGCGGGCTTCTTGCTGCTGGATTTGATGAAAGATCTTGTCTCAGTAGGTATCAGTCAGTATTGTATGGCAAACCATTAAGCCACATTCCATCATCTTATCTAATATCCAGATTACGAAGATATGAAGCTCGCCACAAACAGTGTGGACCCTTTACAGAATCCTATAACAAAACCTTGGAGCAACTTAAGTCTGGCAAACAGACTGGTCCATCTGATTGTAACTATGTTGTATGGGTATCCTTTAGTGGTTTGGGGAACAGGATACTCACACTTGCCTCGGCATTTCTTTACGCTCTGCTTACTGACAGGGTGCTGCTTGTTGACCGTGGGGTGGATGTGGCCGACCTCTTCTGCGAGCCATTTCCTGAGGTCTCCTGGTTACTCCCCACAGATTTCCCTCTAACTGCTCAGTTCAGTAGTTTTGATCAAAAGTTCGTTTACTCTTATGGGAATATGCTGAAGAATAATCATTTTGCCAACTCAACGAAAGTGCCACCTTATGTCTATCTCCATCTGGCCCATGATTATGATGATCAGGACAAACTTTTTTTCTGTGACGAAGATCAATCTTCTCTCCAGAAAGTTCCTTGGTTGATTATGAAATCAGATAATTACTTTGTCCCTTCTCTCTTCTTATCCGATTCATTTGAGCAAGAATTAAGAAAGCTCTTCCCAGAAAAACAGACAGTCTTCCACTTCTTGGGTCGGTACCTCTTCCACCCAACAAATCAAGTATGGGGCCTTATTACCAGGTACTATCAAGCATATCTAGCAAAAGCAgatgaaaaaataggaattcaGATAAGAGTCTTTGATACAGGAGCTGGGCCATTTCAGCATGTTTTGGATCAAATCCTAGCTTGTACCTTGAAGGAGAAACTGTTACCTGAGATCAATCGCCAGGCGAATACCGTCAGCACGCCTGTGAAACAGAAGAGCACCGCTGTGCTGATGACATCTTTGAACTCTGGCTACTTTGAGAGATTAAGGGACATGTATTGGGAATATCCATCGACAACGGGTGAGGTTATTGGTGTTTACCAGCCAAGTCATGAAGGGTACCAACAGACTGAGAAGCAGATGCACAACATGAAGGCATGGGCAGAAATGTATCTACTGAGCTTAACAGATAAGTTGGTGACGAGTGCATGGTCCACTTTTGGCTATGTGGCTCAGGGTCTTGGAGGGTTGAAACCATGGATCCTCTACAAGCCCGAGAATCATACAGTTCCGAACCCACCTTGTCGTCAGCTCATGTCGATGGAACCTTGTTTCCATGCCCCTCCCTTCTACGACTGTAAGAAGAAGACGGGGGTTGACACAGGTGCACTTGTTCCTCATGTGAGGCATTGCGAAGACATGAGTTGGGGCCTTAAGCTGTTTGACAATGAGAAATGAATTGTGGGCATGTTTCTTGTATGAATATGTATTAGCTTGAATTTCTTGTAGCATTTTTATGTGATGATGggtcccccccaaaaaaaaaaaaagcccctGTTAGCAGGGTTTGAGAACCTAAACCTTCTTTTGTACGGCTCTATGATCTAGTACCTGAGGTTGCTTTGAGATTTTGCTCTCTTGTTTGAGTTAAACAAGTGAGCATACTGAGCTTTATCATAATCTGGAGCTTTCTAGTTTTCAAGTTTGTTCAACTGTACTAAGGCCTTATCAAATTCAGGCATGGATTTTAGATCATCTCAAGTTGAAGG from the Diospyros lotus cultivar Yz01 unplaced genomic scaffold, ASM1463336v1 superscaf1, whole genome shotgun sequence genome contains:
- the LOC127793021 gene encoding ribulose-phosphate 3-epimerase, chloroplastic isoform X2 — its product is MATASLGSSSFVQSQFNAFGGGLRPQKHSLSHPSPVTFTRKKFRTLVKASSRVDKFSKSDIIVSPSILSANFAKLGEQVKAVELAGCDWIHVDVMDGRFVPNITIGPLIVDALRPVTDLPLDVHLMIVEPEERVPDFVKAGADIVSVHCEQSATIHLHRTLNQIKSLGAKAGVVLNPATPLTAIEYVLDVIDLVLIMSVNPGFGGQSFIESQGVNPWIEVDGGVGPKNAYKVIEAGANALVAGSAVFGAKDYAEAIRGIKASKRPEAVPV
- the LOC127793021 gene encoding ribulose-phosphate 3-epimerase, chloroplastic isoform X1, with amino-acid sequence MATASLGSSSFVQSQFNAFGGGLRPQKHSLSHPSPVTFTRKKFRTLVKASSRVDKFSKSDIIVSPSILSANFAKLGEQVKAVELAGCDWIHVDVMDGRFVPNITIGPLIVDALRPVTDLPLDVHLMIVEPEERVPDFVKAGADIVSVHCEQSATIHLHRTLNQIKSLGAKAGVVLNPATPLTAIEYVLDVIDLVLIMSVNPGFGGQSFIESQVKKISDLRRMCAEKGVNPWIEVDGGVGPKNAYKVIEAGANALVAGSAVFGAKDYAEAIRGIKASKRPEAVPV
- the LOC127793016 gene encoding galactoside 2-alpha-L-fucosyltransferase-like, which translates into the protein MKRLNRNSNDPHKSTGNDAVSRAPEPKCGLNPMKLMGIFVACLMILSVLFSVSVIFNDPIYESVWIGAEARVLEVNPQPEVRGSQDDSSHPAEVPKDKLLGGLLAAGFDERSCLSRYQSVLYGKPLSHIPSSYLISRLRRYEARHKQCGPFTESYNKTLEQLKSGKQTGPSDCNYVVWVSFSGLGNRILTLASAFLYALLTDRVLLVDRGVDVADLFCEPFPEVSWLLPTDFPLTAQFSSFDQKFVYSYGNMLKNNHFANSTKVPPYVYLHLAHDYDDQDKLFFCDEDQSSLQKVPWLIMKSDNYFVPSLFLSDSFEQELRKLFPEKQTVFHFLGRYLFHPTNQVWGLITRYYQAYLAKADEKIGIQIRVFDTGAGPFQHVLDQILACTLKEKLLPEINRQANTVSTPVKQKSTAVLMTSLNSGYFERLRDMYWEYPSTTGEVIGVYQPSHEGYQQTEKQMHNMKAWAEMYLLSLTDKLVTSAWSTFGYVAQGLGGLKPWILYKPENHTVPNPPCRQLMSMEPCFHAPPFYDCKKKTGVDTGALVPHVRHCEDMSWGLKLFDNEK